The genomic interval GTCATCGACCATCTCTTTGAGGCGCCGCCGTCCTACCGCGTGGTGTTCATGGAACCCGTCAGTTCACTCGCCCTGGTCGCCGGCGCCACGCGGCGGATCACCCTCGGGACGGGCATCCTCGTGCTTCCGCTCAGGGATCCCGTGCTGACGGCGAAGATGATCGCGAATCTCGACGCGGCGTCCGGCGGGCGTGTGATCTTCGGCGCCGGCGTGGGCTGGGACGAACGCGAATACAACGCCTGTCAGGTGCCGAAGGGAACCCGGGGCCGGCGGATGGATGAGATGCTCGCCATCATCAAGGGCCTGTGGACCGAAGACGTCTTCTCCTATCGAGGACAGATCTTCAACATCCCGGAGGTGCGCCTGCTCCCGAAGCCGGTCCAGAAGCCGCATCCGCCCATCTGGATCGCCGGCGGCACCGTCCCCGCGGGTACAAGCGGGCACATCACGAAAAGCAAGGGTTACGTGGCCGAGCGTTCCACGCAGCGGGCCGGCCGCCTTGGGGACGGCTTCATGACCGCCTACCGGTCATCGCCGGGCGTGGACATGTCATGCCTCGTCGAAAGCTGGGCCATGGTGTGCCGGGCGGCGCGCGCGGCCGGGCGTGACCCAGCGCAGATCCGTTTCGCTCATCAGGATCACTTGCATATCGCTCTCGACGCCACCCCGGACCGGCTCACGGCGATGCTTGCCCGGTT from bacterium carries:
- a CDS encoding LLM class flavin-dependent oxidoreductase, which encodes MTDVLRFGVYLPAYVLPGEPPPTVAFLQDFARRAEDLGFDSLWVIDHLFEAPPSYRVVFMEPVSSLALVAGATRRITLGTGILVLPLRDPVLTAKMIANLDAASGGRVIFGAGVGWDEREYNACQVPKGTRGRRMDEMLAIIKGLWTEDVFSYRGQIFNIPEVRLLPKPVQKPHPPIWIAGGTVPAGTSGHITKSKGYVAERSTQRAGRLGDGFMTAYRSSPGVDMSCLVESWAMVCRAARAAGRDPAQIRFAHQDHLHIALDATPDRLTAMLARFSHNSYEATAPMYLMGTPEDLIPRIQARIDTGVQELTFNLLAPDPNQLDLFVKYIRPHLRPRKS